One genomic region from Candidatus Bathyarchaeia archaeon encodes:
- a CDS encoding NAD(P)/FAD-dependent oxidoreductase, whose translation MGAGPAGSVCAQVLGEAGVNVALFDPSHPREKPCGGLIDYRIVEEFDIPEELLENEVKWILAERFGFKVRLSLKPPAHLVSRKNFDYYLLQKALKNRSLTFYRERVINIVKDENGWKLKTDKDRLVKVKILVGADGCPSLIRRHVLGLIPKVFLATTVGYNFTCPNRYIERAFAKNTVEAYYSHKYVQKMGFIWIFPKKSSVNIGIGSMESGKKLRRSLESFIASNPAGKRLKNFKGELFGHLIPIIWEEKFYNLPCCGENWALIGDAAGHVDPIGGVGIYYAMRGGALCASAILNGDVKLFEKYWRSDYGYELCYRARNFPKFYGKLALFTWFKTILENIPLQLGLLHE comes from the coding sequence GTGGGGGCTGGGCCAGCCGGCTCTGTGTGCGCGCAGGTTTTAGGAGAGGCAGGTGTTAATGTAGCGCTTTTTGACCCCTCCCATCCTAGGGAAAAGCCATGTGGAGGTTTAATTGATTACAGGATTGTGGAAGAATTCGATATCCCAGAAGAACTCCTAGAAAATGAAGTTAAATGGATTCTAGCGGAGAGATTCGGATTTAAGGTGAGGCTATCCTTAAAGCCTCCGGCACATCTTGTTTCAAGGAAAAATTTTGATTATTACCTTTTACAAAAGGCGCTTAAAAATAGAAGCTTAACATTTTACAGAGAACGCGTTATTAACATAGTAAAGGACGAAAATGGGTGGAAGTTAAAAACAGACAAAGATAGGCTTGTAAAGGTTAAAATCCTAGTAGGCGCAGATGGCTGCCCATCCCTAATAAGAAGACATGTTTTAGGTCTTATACCCAAAGTTTTCTTAGCCACAACCGTCGGCTACAATTTTACATGTCCAAACAGATACATAGAAAGGGCATTTGCCAAAAACACTGTTGAGGCCTACTACTCGCATAAGTATGTGCAGAAAATGGGCTTCATATGGATATTCCCCAAAAAATCAAGTGTAAACATAGGTATAGGAAGCATGGAAAGTGGAAAGAAACTGCGGCGTTCTCTCGAGAGCTTTATAGCCTCTAATCCTGCTGGAAAGAGATTAAAAAATTTTAAAGGGGAACTCTTCGGTCACTTGATCCCCATAATATGGGAAGAAAAATTCTACAACTTGCCATGTTGCGGTGAAAATTGGGCATTGATAGGCGACGCGGCAGGGCATGTGGACCCAATAGGCGGTGTGGGAATATATTACGCCATGAGGGGAGGAGCCCTATGCGCCTCAGCAATTCTAAATGGCGACGTAAAACTTTTCGAGAAATACTGGAGAAGCGATTATGGCTATGAACTCTGTTACAGGGCAAGAAATTTCCCAAAATTCTACGGTAAACTGGCCCTCTTTACATGGTTTAAAACAATTTTAGAGAATATACCACTACAGTTAGGGCTTTTACACGAATAG